From Pseudanabaena sp. PCC 6802, one genomic window encodes:
- a CDS encoding PAS domain-containing sensor histidine kinase, with amino-acid sequence MSASEERQHYQNWFELAPDACLITDVKGTIEVANGAAAALLNVRRNSLVGKSLLSFVAESDRPALSAQLDNLTHSNQPASKRSPQRSRSQILLQDWELSLQPQKQAAFPVSLSLTGERVGAASRNETRQGQVACLYWLFRDLSDRKQAELALRETQQQLQAILDNSPAVIYAIDRQNQHLFVNRSYAEIMSVTPEAPIGKSIYEFWPAETANNFAANNQQVIQDNRPVKVEEVVPQPDGLHTYITLKFPLRDVDGNPYAVCGISTDITDRKQTEQKIREQAALLDITSDAIFVRDLDNRIIYWNRGAERLYGWSAEEAIGQFADLLLQDPTSTIAVILQRLTETGEWQGEIHNITKSGEAVTVAVRWTLMRDVAGQPQAILTVDTDITEKKSLEAQFHQAQRMESLGTLASGIAHDLNNVLTPIVSISQLLRLRQPTLDRQSQEMLKVLEESAKRGASIIKQILTFTRGTGGERQPVQIAPILQEVIDVTQQTFPKSISIHASTLDPELQLISVDPTYLHQVLMNLCVNARDAMPNGGAIALSAENFHVDALFAQMHLEARVGNYVLITVADTGSGIPPEVRDRIFEPFFTTKALGQGTGLGLASVLGIVKAYGGFIEVQSQPGTGSQFKIYLPALVEMEAIPYEALTELPRGRGESILIVDDENAILQSAQVILEAYNYRVITASRGADAIEIYRDRQDEIHAVLMDMMMPEMDGINAIQALQAINPHVKIVATSGLAGNYRPTLQTLGIAIVLTKPFNTIELLHSISQH; translated from the coding sequence ATGAGCGCATCAGAGGAACGACAGCATTACCAAAACTGGTTTGAGCTTGCCCCCGATGCCTGCTTGATAACGGATGTCAAAGGCACGATTGAGGTGGCAAACGGGGCTGCTGCTGCCCTGCTGAACGTGCGGCGCAATTCGTTGGTAGGCAAATCCCTGCTTTCCTTTGTGGCCGAATCCGATCGCCCCGCGCTCTCTGCCCAGCTAGATAACCTTACCCACTCGAACCAACCAGCGTCAAAACGTTCTCCCCAGCGATCGCGGAGCCAGATTTTATTGCAGGATTGGGAATTGTCTTTGCAACCGCAGAAGCAGGCTGCCTTCCCAGTCTCTTTGTCACTGACGGGAGAGCGCGTTGGCGCAGCCTCTCGGAACGAGACTCGCCAGGGACAGGTCGCGTGCTTGTACTGGTTATTTCGCGATTTGAGCGATCGCAAACAAGCCGAACTCGCTCTCAGGGAAACGCAACAACAGCTTCAAGCAATTCTCGATAACTCACCTGCGGTTATCTACGCGATCGATCGGCAAAACCAACATCTGTTCGTGAATCGCAGTTATGCCGAAATTATGTCTGTGACACCAGAAGCCCCGATCGGCAAGAGTATCTATGAATTCTGGCCGGCGGAAACTGCTAATAATTTTGCTGCCAATAACCAACAAGTCATTCAAGACAATCGACCCGTCAAAGTAGAAGAAGTCGTGCCTCAGCCAGATGGACTGCACACCTATATTACCCTCAAGTTCCCCCTGCGCGATGTCGATGGCAACCCATACGCCGTCTGCGGTATTTCTACAGACATTACCGATCGCAAACAGACAGAACAGAAAATCCGCGAACAAGCCGCCCTGTTAGACATCACCTCTGATGCGATTTTTGTGCGCGACTTAGACAACCGAATTATTTACTGGAACCGGGGGGCAGAGCGGTTGTATGGGTGGTCGGCTGAGGAGGCGATCGGGCAATTTGCCGATCTATTGCTCCAAGACCCGACCTCTACTATCGCAGTGATATTACAACGGCTGACAGAAACAGGAGAATGGCAGGGTGAAATCCACAACATAACCAAATCTGGGGAAGCGGTTACTGTCGCAGTGCGTTGGACATTAATGCGGGATGTCGCAGGTCAACCGCAGGCGATTTTGACCGTTGATACCGACATCACCGAAAAGAAAAGTCTGGAAGCTCAGTTCCATCAGGCTCAGCGCATGGAAAGTTTGGGTACATTGGCAAGCGGCATCGCCCACGATCTCAACAACGTCCTCACACCCATCGTGTCGATCTCTCAACTATTGCGATTGCGCCAACCCACGCTAGATCGACAATCGCAAGAGATGCTAAAGGTTTTAGAAGAAAGTGCCAAACGCGGTGCAAGCATCATCAAACAAATTCTGACCTTTACCAGAGGCACCGGAGGAGAGCGACAACCCGTCCAGATTGCACCCATATTGCAGGAAGTAATCGACGTTACCCAACAAACGTTTCCCAAATCGATTTCCATTCATGCATCCACACTCGACCCAGAACTTCAGCTAATTTCTGTCGATCCCACCTATTTGCATCAGGTTTTGATGAACCTCTGCGTCAACGCCCGCGATGCTATGCCCAATGGCGGTGCGATCGCGCTGTCTGCCGAAAATTTCCACGTTGACGCACTCTTTGCCCAAATGCACCTGGAGGCTCGCGTCGGTAACTACGTGTTAATTACTGTTGCCGATACGGGCAGCGGCATTCCCCCAGAGGTGCGCGATCGCATCTTCGAGCCGTTTTTTACTACCAAAGCGCTCGGGCAAGGCACTGGCTTAGGACTTGCCAGTGTCCTGGGCATTGTCAAAGCCTATGGTGGATTTATCGAGGTGCAGAGCCAGCCAGGAACGGGCAGCCAGTTTAAGATATATCTACCTGCCCTAGTGGAAATGGAAGCAATCCCCTATGAGGCTCTAACCGAGTTGCCCCGAGGGCGCGGAGAATCGATTTTGATCGTCGATGATGAGAATGCCATTCTTCAATCCGCTCAAGTCATTTTAGAAGCTTACAATTATCGGGTTATTACTGCTAGTCGGGGCGCTGATGCGATTGAAATTTATCGCGATCGCCAGGATGAGATTCACGCCGTGTTGATGGACATGATGATGCCCGAAATGGATGGTATCAATGCGATCCAGGCACTGCAAGCGATAAATCCCCATGTCAAGATCGTCGCTACGAGCGGACTGGCGGGAAACTATCGGCCAACTTTGCAAACCCTTGGTATCGCGATCGTATTGACCAAACCATTCAACACGATAGAACTCTTACACAGTATCTCCCAACATTGA
- a CDS encoding AAA family ATPase, with translation MSFEAELSLTLRARYPIVYIPSHEEERAEAVITTIAKSLSRGVYIWDFVDGYQGNPTDAGVGKRNPLQALELVEKVAQGAVFILRDFDRFLDDVAIARKLRNLARRLKSEPQNIIILASQVNIPDRLGEVITILEFPLPETAEIRQEIQQMLASAQDKAQLESSALDELVTSSQGLSLDRLRRVLAKAIAENGYLRADDVDLILEEKRQSIRQTQILDFYPSATEISDIGGLDNLKEWLLRRGGSFSERARQYGLPHPRGLLLAGIQGTGKSLTAKAISHHWHLPLLRLDVGRLFAGLVGESESRTRQMIQLAEALAPCVLWIDEIDKAFSGADSRGDSGTTSRVFGTFLTWMAEKTSPVFIVATANNIRQLPPELLRKGRFDEVFFVGLPNQMERQQIFNVHLGKFRPHNLRAYDIDRLAYETPDFSGAEIEQAIIEAMHIGFSQDRDFTTDDILEAASQIVPLAQTAQAEIQFLQEWATSGKARLASRQGILNARMKSME, from the coding sequence ATGAGCTTTGAAGCAGAGTTAAGTCTCACTCTCCGCGCTCGTTATCCTATAGTTTACATCCCTTCGCATGAAGAAGAACGAGCCGAAGCAGTAATTACCACGATCGCCAAATCTCTAAGTCGCGGTGTATACATTTGGGATTTTGTGGATGGGTATCAGGGCAATCCCACTGATGCGGGAGTGGGTAAGCGCAACCCCCTTCAGGCTTTAGAATTAGTTGAAAAAGTGGCTCAGGGTGCCGTATTCATCCTGCGCGACTTCGATCGCTTTCTAGATGATGTCGCGATCGCGCGCAAGCTCAGAAATTTGGCAAGACGACTGAAGAGCGAGCCACAAAACATTATTATATTGGCATCGCAGGTTAATATCCCCGATCGGCTTGGTGAAGTAATTACCATTCTGGAATTTCCGCTGCCAGAAACCGCAGAAATTCGGCAAGAAATTCAGCAAATGCTGGCTAGCGCGCAAGATAAGGCGCAGCTAGAATCTAGTGCCCTTGATGAATTAGTCACATCCAGTCAGGGGTTATCCTTAGATCGCCTGCGACGGGTATTGGCAAAAGCGATCGCTGAAAATGGGTATTTACGTGCCGATGATGTGGATTTAATTTTAGAGGAGAAGCGTCAAAGCATAAGACAAACCCAAATTTTAGATTTTTACCCTTCCGCCACGGAAATTAGCGACATTGGTGGTTTGGATAATCTGAAGGAGTGGCTGTTGCGGCGCGGCGGTAGTTTTTCGGAGCGAGCGCGACAATATGGACTGCCTCATCCCAGGGGCTTGCTGTTGGCAGGCATTCAGGGCACGGGTAAATCGCTAACTGCCAAAGCAATTTCGCACCACTGGCACCTGCCGCTGCTGAGGTTGGATGTAGGGCGGTTGTTTGCTGGACTCGTGGGTGAGAGCGAGTCGCGCACCCGTCAGATGATCCAGCTTGCCGAAGCTTTAGCTCCTTGCGTGTTGTGGATTGATGAAATTGACAAAGCCTTTTCTGGTGCCGATAGCCGGGGCGACTCCGGTACGACCAGTCGCGTGTTCGGCACGTTCCTAACCTGGATGGCAGAAAAAACTTCCCCCGTGTTTATCGTGGCAACGGCTAACAATATTCGCCAGCTACCGCCGGAACTGCTGCGGAAAGGGCGATTTGATGAGGTGTTTTTCGTCGGACTGCCCAATCAAATGGAGCGCCAGCAAATCTTTAACGTCCATCTGGGTAAGTTCCGTCCCCACAACCTGCGAGCCTACGACATCGATCGCCTCGCCTACGAAACGCCGGACTTTTCTGGTGCTGAGATCGAACAGGCAATTATCGAAGCCATGCACATAGGCTTCAGTCAGGATCGCGACTTTACCACCGATGATATTTTGGAAGCAGCCAGCCAGATCGTGCCGTTGGCTCAAACTGCCCAAGCTGAGATTCAGTTTTTGCAGGAATGGGCAACCTCAGGTAAAGCCCGCCTGGCCTCGCGTCAGGGGATACTCAACGCTCGCATGAAATCTATGGAGTAA
- a CDS encoding tetratricopeptide repeat protein, translating into MTSYPKFRRNSVSTLILIAGLAIARPVFAASPNSASQYRQQGLAYRQQERFPEAIAAFEKAAELAPKDVSARILLGWTQHLAGQESEAARSLWSAIYLDPFSVQAFNALGIVYLVQGELPPAITSHTWAALLKPDNEIAYYNLSLAYHRQKLHTVAIANAKRAAQLEPGNPHPLVAEAIAHWDNGDRNAAIQSFRSAVSIDSRYGDANFLDYLKEAGFSTEQIQTSKQVLLQGAGE; encoded by the coding sequence GTGACCTCTTATCCAAAATTTAGGCGTAATTCAGTCAGTACGTTGATACTGATAGCTGGTCTAGCGATCGCTAGGCCAGTTTTTGCTGCTAGCCCTAATTCCGCCAGCCAGTATCGCCAACAAGGCTTGGCATATCGCCAGCAGGAACGCTTTCCCGAGGCGATCGCTGCATTTGAAAAGGCGGCAGAGCTAGCACCTAAAGATGTTTCAGCCAGGATCTTGCTGGGATGGACGCAACATCTAGCAGGTCAAGAATCTGAAGCAGCGCGATCGCTCTGGAGTGCGATATATCTAGATCCGTTCTCCGTCCAAGCATTTAACGCACTGGGCATCGTCTACCTGGTGCAGGGCGAACTGCCTCCAGCCATTACCAGTCACACTTGGGCAGCTTTGCTCAAGCCCGATAATGAAATTGCCTATTACAACCTCAGCCTGGCGTACCATCGCCAAAAGCTACATACCGTAGCGATCGCCAACGCCAAGCGCGCTGCCCAACTAGAACCAGGCAATCCCCATCCGCTCGTGGCTGAGGCGATCGCGCACTGGGACAACGGCGATCGTAATGCTGCCATTCAATCTTTTCGCAGTGCTGTTAGCATCGACAGCAGATATGGCGATGCCAACTTTCTCGATTATTTAAAAGAGGCAGGCTTCAGCACCGAACAAATTCAAACTTCTAAGCAGGTGTTACTTCAGGGTGCTGGCGAATAA
- a CDS encoding DUF1816 domain-containing protein: MNAIATGIKKLFINLPDFGVGDWWVEVTTSSPQCVYYFGPFLNFIEASNLCPAYVEDLVAEGAQNITTAIKRCYPAELTKFYEDN, encoded by the coding sequence ATGAACGCGATCGCAACTGGCATCAAAAAACTATTCATCAACTTACCTGATTTTGGCGTGGGCGATTGGTGGGTAGAAGTTACGACATCCAGCCCTCAATGCGTTTATTACTTTGGCCCTTTTCTCAATTTTATCGAAGCATCCAATCTGTGTCCCGCTTATGTTGAGGATTTAGTCGCTGAAGGTGCCCAAAACATTACAACTGCGATTAAACGCTGTTACCCAGCCGAGCTAACCAAATTTTATGAAGACAATTAG
- a CDS encoding iron uptake porin, giving the protein MKNYQFSLASCLGVMAIAGLSASCPALAETTNTNANETSPATTTVEQLTQKMDENSSQVAQNVTSVSQLSDVKPTDWAFTALQSLVERYGCIAGYPDRTFRGQRSLTRFEFAAGLNACLDKINEILTAGLADKASKEDLAALQKLQEEFAAELAVVKGRVDALESKTATLEAQQFSTTTKLSAQAIFAITGGNGGGGRFFSSNVGALPGAAGNGAFSIPSGNVNTTFNSRIRLDFNTSFTGSDLLITRLEAGNGGGTAGSILGNVPAGDVGNLGFDTFGLDYAGASSNFTLAKLRYDFKLGQDLKVSVGPVMHVYDHVDLNSFANNEAVDFSSTFFINNPLTVLVNPQTGGAGAAFDWNPGNGPFSIRAVYIAANASDAAAGLNRSAINSVVTTGGIVTNRGLFGDPYQGTVELEFAPKDGDKKGPFAIRLQYTNASISNLDFNTGGVNVEWAFAKGAALFGRYGFGSINSRNGVPVNANPALNNFVNANATSTSISPQTWMFGFAFPDLFKPGALAAIAVGQPFISSQVGNSSQTNLELFYNFPISNNITITPDIQFIFNPNNNSANGTVTVGTLRTVFTF; this is encoded by the coding sequence ATGAAGAATTATCAGTTTAGTCTGGCTAGTTGCCTGGGCGTGATGGCGATCGCTGGATTATCTGCCAGTTGCCCAGCTTTAGCTGAGACTACAAATACAAATGCAAATGAAACATCGCCTGCAACTACAACTGTCGAGCAGTTGACGCAGAAGATGGATGAAAATTCCAGTCAAGTTGCCCAAAACGTGACCTCTGTGTCTCAGTTGAGCGATGTCAAACCTACCGACTGGGCATTTACAGCGCTGCAATCCTTGGTAGAACGTTACGGCTGTATTGCTGGCTACCCCGATCGCACCTTTCGCGGCCAGCGTTCCCTAACGCGCTTTGAGTTCGCCGCAGGCTTAAATGCTTGCCTGGATAAAATTAACGAAATTCTCACGGCTGGTTTGGCAGATAAGGCTAGCAAAGAGGATCTAGCTGCCCTCCAAAAGTTACAGGAAGAATTTGCCGCAGAACTAGCTGTAGTCAAGGGACGGGTCGATGCCCTAGAGTCCAAGACCGCCACGCTAGAAGCCCAACAGTTTTCCACCACAACTAAACTATCCGCGCAAGCGATCTTCGCCATCACAGGTGGCAACGGCGGTGGCGGGCGCTTTTTCAGTTCCAATGTCGGCGCGCTACCCGGTGCGGCTGGCAATGGTGCCTTCAGCATTCCTTCCGGGAATGTTAACACCACCTTCAACTCCAGAATTCGCCTTGACTTTAATACCAGCTTCACTGGTAGCGATCTCCTGATTACGCGCTTAGAGGCAGGCAATGGTGGCGGTACCGCAGGTTCCATCCTCGGTAACGTACCAGCAGGTGATGTGGGCAACCTGGGTTTTGATACCTTCGGTCTCGACTATGCTGGCGCAAGTAGCAACTTTACCCTGGCAAAACTGCGCTACGACTTTAAATTGGGGCAGGATCTCAAGGTTTCCGTGGGACCCGTTATGCACGTCTACGACCACGTCGATCTAAATAGCTTTGCCAACAACGAAGCAGTGGATTTCTCGTCCACCTTCTTTATTAATAATCCCCTGACAGTCCTGGTCAATCCACAAACAGGCGGCGCAGGCGCAGCTTTTGACTGGAATCCGGGGAATGGGCCATTCAGCATTCGAGCCGTATATATAGCGGCAAATGCCTCCGATGCTGCGGCTGGGTTGAATAGATCGGCGATTAACTCCGTCGTCACCACGGGTGGCATCGTCACCAATCGCGGCTTGTTCGGCGACCCATACCAGGGCACAGTTGAATTGGAATTTGCACCCAAGGATGGCGATAAGAAAGGCCCATTTGCAATTCGCCTGCAATACACCAATGCTTCTATCAGCAATCTCGACTTCAACACGGGTGGTGTAAATGTGGAGTGGGCATTTGCGAAGGGTGCAGCTCTGTTTGGACGCTATGGATTTGGCAGTATCAACAGTCGCAATGGCGTACCAGTTAATGCCAATCCTGCACTCAACAACTTTGTCAACGCCAATGCTACTTCCACCAGTATCAGTCCGCAAACCTGGATGTTTGGATTTGCGTTCCCAGATCTGTTCAAGCCAGGCGCTCTAGCTGCGATCGCTGTGGGTCAGCCGTTCATCTCCAGCCAGGTGGGTAATAGTTCTCAAACTAATTTGGAATTGTTCTACAACTTCCCAATTAGCAACAATATTACAATTACGCCTGATATCCAGTTCATCTTTAATCCCAATAACAACAGCGCGAACGGCACGGTTACAGTTGGGACATTGCGCACAGTGTTCACTTTCTAG
- a CDS encoding response regulator, whose amino-acid sequence MKILVVEDDFAVAQSLRFLFSTYSYAVDIAADGEAGLQMAEAFAYDLILLDVILPKLDGVSLCKQLRAKGFQSPILLLTGQGEGWQKASALNAGADDYVTKPFDSEELVARVQALLRRGDRTSQPILTFGDLSIDPSLRQVAYGTRLLTLTPKEYAILELFLRNPQKAFNPNVILEHVWTSLETPGEEAVRVHIKELRKKLLSLGAPEDFIKTKYRQGYILNPLYSSPSVAQTADRLTPPQLAELNAVNEELRATLKELRSTQEVLRQRNRDLEIAYETIAQERQQLQASCGGLEQPASNLDRSNALLNSILTDLCLGIVAIDSQGCIISWNQEAQNLWGLSVEEVRGKSLFNLDIGLPMAQLREPILACLNGQTDRYVLKLDAIDRRGRSMQCQVRIYISLGVARERQGAIVLMEEVAA is encoded by the coding sequence ATGAAAATTCTGGTTGTAGAAGACGATTTCGCTGTTGCCCAAAGTTTACGATTTCTATTTTCAACCTATAGCTACGCGGTGGATATTGCTGCCGATGGCGAGGCTGGATTGCAAATGGCGGAAGCCTTTGCCTACGACCTGATCTTGCTGGATGTCATCCTGCCCAAGTTGGATGGGGTGAGCCTATGCAAACAATTGCGGGCTAAGGGGTTTCAGAGTCCGATCCTGTTACTGACAGGACAGGGAGAGGGGTGGCAAAAAGCCAGCGCCCTCAATGCGGGAGCCGATGATTACGTCACCAAACCCTTTGATTCTGAGGAATTGGTTGCCCGAGTGCAAGCGTTGTTGCGTCGCGGCGATCGCACCAGCCAACCCATCTTAACTTTTGGCGATCTGTCCATCGATCCGAGTCTTCGTCAGGTAGCCTACGGTACGCGGTTGCTGACCCTCACCCCCAAGGAGTATGCCATTCTGGAATTGTTTTTGCGCAATCCCCAGAAAGCATTCAACCCCAATGTCATTCTGGAACACGTTTGGACTTCGCTGGAAACCCCTGGAGAAGAGGCAGTTCGCGTGCACATTAAAGAGCTACGCAAAAAATTGCTCTCCCTGGGCGCGCCTGAAGATTTCATCAAAACCAAATATCGGCAGGGTTACATATTGAATCCGCTCTATTCGTCCCCGTCAGTTGCACAGACTGCCGATCGCCTGACCCCACCCCAGCTTGCCGAATTGAATGCGGTTAATGAAGAATTGCGTGCCACCTTAAAAGAACTGCGATCGACTCAGGAGGTGCTGCGTCAGAGAAATCGGGATTTGGAGATTGCCTACGAAACGATCGCTCAAGAAAGGCAGCAGTTGCAAGCTTCTTGCGGCGGACTGGAACAGCCAGCCAGCAACCTGGATCGGTCGAATGCCCTCCTCAACTCTATTTTGACCGACCTGTGCTTAGGAATAGTCGCGATCGATTCTCAGGGTTGCATTATCAGTTGGAACCAGGAAGCGCAAAACCTCTGGGGACTGTCGGTTGAGGAGGTGCGGGGAAAGTCCTTATTTAATCTGGATATTGGCTTGCCGATGGCGCAGTTGCGAGAGCCAATCCTGGCCTGCCTGAACGGGCAAACCGATCGCTATGTCCTGAAGCTCGATGCGATCGACCGCCGAGGGCGATCGATGCAATGTCAGGTTAGGATCTATATATCGCTCGGAGTCGCTCGGGAGCGACAAGGGGCAATCGTGTTGATGGAAGAGGTTGCGGCATGA
- a CDS encoding Uma2 family endonuclease codes for MESIQTLIEPTAPTSPPAIDTDIDLPDHTQLPESDGTFVKNFQEHPQSIILTSSIKPVLEKLHPDGRYCIGQDSGIYWRITQPAERGAEAPDWFYVPNVEPLLNGEYRRSYVMWKEIVAPLIAIEFVSGDGSEERNTTPPSETQKAGKFWVYEQAVRIPFYAIYEVSKAAVEVYRLAGGRYQQMPPNDRGHYPITPLGVELGILPGPENPPIPWLRWWDADGNLLLTGDERAEQAEAIAVQEHQEKERLAAYLRSIGVNPDEI; via the coding sequence ATGGAAAGCATTCAAACCCTCATTGAGCCTACTGCTCCCACATCTCCACCTGCGATCGACACCGATATCGACTTACCCGACCATACGCAACTGCCAGAATCCGATGGAACTTTTGTGAAAAATTTTCAGGAACACCCCCAGAGCATTATCTTAACCAGTTCCATCAAACCCGTTTTAGAGAAACTACATCCCGACGGGCGTTATTGTATTGGGCAAGATAGCGGTATTTATTGGCGCATCACCCAACCAGCCGAAAGAGGAGCGGAGGCTCCTGATTGGTTCTATGTCCCTAACGTGGAACCGCTTTTGAATGGGGAATATCGCCGCTCCTATGTGATGTGGAAAGAGATAGTTGCTCCTTTAATTGCGATCGAGTTCGTATCTGGCGATGGTTCGGAGGAGAGAAATACCACTCCACCGAGTGAAACCCAAAAAGCAGGAAAGTTTTGGGTCTACGAACAAGCAGTGCGCATTCCTTTCTATGCGATTTACGAAGTGAGTAAGGCTGCGGTTGAGGTATATCGCCTCGCGGGTGGACGCTATCAGCAGATGCCACCCAACGATCGCGGACATTATCCTATTACTCCTTTGGGAGTGGAGTTAGGTATCCTCCCAGGGCCAGAAAACCCTCCGATTCCGTGGCTGCGGTGGTGGGACGCAGATGGCAATTTGCTTCTGACGGGTGATGAACGAGCCGAGCAGGCCGAGGCGATCGCTGTGCAAGAGCATCAGGAAAAGGAAAGACTAGCAGCATATCTGAGATCTATAGGTGTTAATCCTGATGAAATTTAG
- a CDS encoding NB-ARC domain-containing protein gives MVSSSENFDRLFPEAAQTWDLDRLYADLEAVSIKPLKPFEKACLRGLLCRYRPGQLAFKLAWTSGAIRVELNKGLYRYIEDLTEQPPNTLRWEKISEWLEAKGYRVVQQVDRSVPGAEPITQGRPRNMADWGEAPEVPVFFGRTAELTNLENWILRDNCRVTAIWGMGGIGKTALSVKLVEKIHRKFEYLIWRSLRNAQPIQPFLSDILRFISDGKEADFTLSYLIDTCKKHRCLIVLDDYETIMRDGELVGPYRPGYEAYAELLERLGGERHQSCAIVISREQPKEIAVLQGEDSPVRSLKLGGMDRQAARSLLTARGFTGSEGGLEDLIQQYRGNPSALRIVATTIRELFNGNVSDFLKQTTLALGDILRNLLYQQFERLSELEKDVLYWLALKRRPVSLSELREDMRLHDSVSELIDALESLRWRSLIEQAIDKGTVMFVLEPVVMKYVNKKFVEEACKEVDEIVKSSSLSKLNLLSRHALVEDKASDTIRAVQIRLVLKPIKDRLGVTLRQVGKSTDLLNEQLAACHQSKSATLSDIADSLDYMEANLTLLGLWV, from the coding sequence ATGGTGTCCTCTTCCGAAAATTTCGATCGCTTATTCCCTGAAGCAGCACAAACCTGGGACTTAGACAGGCTGTATGCAGATCTAGAGGCAGTCAGCATCAAGCCCCTCAAGCCTTTTGAAAAAGCCTGCTTGCGGGGGTTGCTGTGTCGTTATCGACCGGGACAGTTAGCATTTAAACTTGCCTGGACATCAGGCGCGATCAGAGTAGAGCTTAATAAAGGTCTGTATCGCTATATTGAGGATCTAACGGAACAGCCCCCCAATACTTTAAGGTGGGAAAAGATTAGTGAATGGCTGGAGGCAAAGGGCTATAGGGTCGTGCAGCAAGTCGATCGCTCCGTACCTGGCGCGGAACCAATTACCCAAGGTAGACCTCGCAATATGGCAGACTGGGGCGAAGCTCCTGAAGTACCCGTATTCTTTGGTCGGACGGCGGAACTAACCAACCTGGAAAACTGGATCTTGCGCGACAATTGCCGCGTCACCGCAATATGGGGGATGGGTGGGATTGGCAAAACCGCTTTGTCTGTAAAGTTAGTCGAAAAAATTCACAGGAAGTTTGAGTATTTAATCTGGCGATCGCTGCGAAATGCCCAGCCCATCCAGCCATTTTTATCAGATATTCTGCGGTTTATTAGCGACGGTAAAGAGGCAGATTTTACCCTATCCTATTTAATCGACACTTGCAAAAAACACCGTTGCCTGATCGTGCTGGATGACTACGAAACCATCATGCGCGACGGCGAGTTGGTGGGACCGTACCGTCCCGGCTATGAAGCCTATGCAGAACTGCTAGAAAGATTGGGCGGCGAGCGCCATCAAAGTTGCGCGATCGTCATCAGTCGCGAGCAACCAAAGGAAATTGCCGTACTTCAGGGCGAGGATTCCCCCGTGCGATCGCTTAAATTAGGTGGTATGGATCGGCAAGCCGCCCGCAGCCTTCTCACAGCAAGGGGATTTACAGGTTCCGAAGGTGGATTGGAGGATCTAATCCAACAATACCGAGGGAATCCATCCGCACTGCGCATTGTGGCAACTACGATCCGCGAGCTATTTAATGGCAATGTTTCCGACTTTCTCAAGCAAACGACCCTAGCTCTCGGGGATATCCTGCGCAATCTTTTATACCAACAGTTTGAGCGTCTCTCCGAACTGGAAAAAGATGTCCTCTATTGGTTAGCCTTAAAACGCCGTCCTGTCTCTCTATCCGAATTGCGCGAGGACATGCGATTGCACGACTCTGTCTCGGAACTGATCGATGCCCTGGAGTCGCTACGCTGGCGATCGCTAATCGAGCAAGCGATCGATAAGGGAACGGTGATGTTTGTCCTGGAACCAGTAGTCATGAAATACGTGAATAAAAAGTTTGTAGAGGAAGCATGTAAGGAAGTTGATGAGATCGTCAAAAGTTCGAGCCTGAGCAAATTAAATCTCCTCAGCCGCCACGCCCTGGTGGAAGATAAAGCATCTGACACGATTCGCGCCGTACAGATCCGTCTGGTCTTGAAACCTATCAAAGATAGATTGGGCGTAACGTTGAGACAAGTCGGCAAGTCTACAGATTTACTCAACGAGCAACTGGCTGCCTGTCATCAAAGTAAATCTGCAACCCTATCGGATATCGCAGATAGCCTCGACTACATGGAAGCAAACCTCACTCTATTAGGTTTGTGGGTATGA
- a CDS encoding STAS domain-containing protein has product MKTIRIGQSTPSRQLKRAAIAELRLSGIFDLSCDSLINRVATEAIRDKVGTLLLNMHGVGFMDSQGLRVLVCLLKKLKPHGIEVALCALSPQVKVLFEITSMDRLFDIYDSREALLPAKKEVPLA; this is encoded by the coding sequence ATGAAGACAATTAGGATAGGGCAATCGACTCCATCACGCCAGCTAAAACGCGCTGCGATCGCCGAGCTAAGGCTTTCCGGCATATTCGATCTAAGTTGCGACAGTCTTATCAATCGCGTAGCCACAGAAGCTATTAGAGATAAAGTAGGGACTTTATTGCTCAACATGCATGGTGTAGGATTCATGGACAGCCAGGGGCTAAGAGTTCTGGTTTGCTTGCTCAAAAAGTTAAAGCCCCACGGCATTGAAGTTGCATTGTGCGCGCTCAGTCCACAAGTTAAGGTTTTATTTGAAATCACATCTATGGATCGACTGTTTGATATTTACGACAGCCGCGAAGCGCTACTCCCAGCTAAGAAAGAAGTTCCATTAGCCTGA